The following is a genomic window from Actinomadura sp. WMMB 499.
GCTCGCCCGACCAGATCGCCGCGCTGCCCGAACCGATCAAGCACATCGTGCTGACGGCGTTCAACAACGCGGTCGAGACCGTGTTCCTCGTCGGTGTCCCGGTCGCGGTCGTCGGGTTCCTCGTGGTGCTCGGGCTCAAGGAGCTGCCGCTGCGCGGCTCCGGCGGCCCGGTCGCCGTCGCGCCCACCGCCGCCGGGGGCCCGCAGGACGGCGCGACCGTCACGGACGCCGTCCGTCCGGTGGCGCCGGCCCCGGCGGGACGGCACGAGCGGACGGACGGACCGCCGCGCGACGACCACGAACTCGTGGGCGCGGGCGCGGTCCCCCAGGGGAGCGCGGTGTCCGTCAACGAGATGTCGCACAACGCGTTCGGCCCGCCGTCCGGTGACGGCGCCCCCCGCTCCGCCGGAGCGGACACGAGCGGCACCGGCGCGGCCGGGGCGCCCGTCGCGGCGCCCCGGGCCGACGGCGCCCGGCCCGGCGGCGTGCCGGTCCGGGGCGTGGTCCGGACGTCCGAGGGCGCGCCCGTCCCGTCCGCCGCGCTCACGCTGATCGGCGTGGACGGCCACCAGCTGGCGCGCGCGCTGACCCTCGGCGACGGACGGTACGCGCTGCCGACCCCCGGACCCGGCACGTACGTGCTGATCGCGGCGACCGGGGAGCACGAGCCGCAGGCCGCGACGCTCGTCGTCAGCGACAAGCCGGTGGAGTTCGACCTTCTCCTGGCGGGCAGCGGGGGCCTCGCGGGGACGGTCCGCGGCGCCGACGGCCTCGCGGTGCCGAACGCGATGGTCGTCGTCACCGACGTGCGCGGCGAGGTCGTCGGCACCGGACGGACCGGCCCGGACGGGCGGTACTCGTTCGGCGACGTCGTGTCCGGCACGTACACGCTCGCCGTGAGCGCCGCCGCGCACCGCCCGGTCGCGCTGCCGGTCGAGGTCGGCGGCAGCGGGCAGACCGCGCAGGACGTCGAGATGCCGCCCGGTGCGCGGGTGCGCGGGACCGTCCGCACCGAGGCGGGCGAGCCCGTCGCGGACGCCCGCGTCACGATCGTCGACGCCGCCGGCAACGTCGTCGCCATGATGATCACCGGGCCGGACGGGGAGTACGCGTTCGCCGACCTGACCGGCGGGCAGTACACCGTGATCGCGTCCGGCTACCCCCCGGTCGCCACCGGGCTGTCGCTGTCGGGCGACGGGCGCGACGAGCACGACCTGAAGCTCGGCTACCCGCAAGAGTGACCGACACCGCCCGGACGGACCGGGACGAACGAGCACGAGGCTGGTCAATGGACGAGAGTCGGGGTCTGCGCGGCACGGTGCGGACGAAGGACGGCTGGGCGGTGCGGCACGCGATCGTCACCGTCACGGACCTGGCCGGGAACCAGGTGGCGCGCGAGCGGACCGGCGAGGACGGCGTCCTGGCCGCCGGCCCGCTGCCCGCCGGCACCTACACGGCGATCGTGACGGCGATGGGCTTCCAGCCCGCCGCCGCCACGCTGATCGTCACCGGTGCGGGCGTCGCCGACATCGGCGCGGTCGCGCTGGCGCGGGCGGGCGGCGCCGAGCTGCCGCCGCCCGGCCCGTGGACGATCGACCCGGCCCATTCGAGCGTCGGCGCCGTCGCGCAGCACCTCGGCCTCTCCAGCGTCCGCGGCCGGTTCGGCGCCTTCGCGGGACGCGTCGAGATCGCCGAGCCCGTCGAGGCGTCCCGCGTCGCCGCCCGCATCGACGCGGCGTCCATCGACACCGGCAACAAGCTGCGCGACGACCACCTGCGGTCCGCCGACTTCCTCGACGCCGACGAGCACCCGGTCATCGAGTACACCGGCGACCGCGTCACCGCCGCGGGCCCCGACCGCTGGACCGTCCACGGCCGGCTCACGCTCAACGGCCGCACGCGGCCGGTCGACCTC
Proteins encoded in this region:
- a CDS encoding YceI family protein, translated to MDESRGLRGTVRTKDGWAVRHAIVTVTDLAGNQVARERTGEDGVLAAGPLPAGTYTAIVTAMGFQPAAATLIVTGAGVADIGAVALARAGGAELPPPGPWTIDPAHSSVGAVAQHLGLSSVRGRFGAFAGRVEIAEPVEASRVAARIDAASIDTGNKLRDDHLRSADFLDADEHPVIEYTGDRVTAAGPDRWTVHGRLTLNGRTRPVDLDLAYLGTGADPWGGVRAAFRATAELRRRDFGIRYNELLEAGVAMVGESLRVELEIQAVQGTELPQV